The Rhodococcus triatomae genome includes a window with the following:
- a CDS encoding ESX secretion-associated protein EspG, whose product MNRTLTSAQFMHLWEATGLDRMPHPFEHRTSARLESERGAEERTLEHRSADDPGSGIVDAIDVLRRPEVSVSVYLPNTPPILRRGAIRGRVCVVADQRHTAEGTGDLELRVGAGHHAPDVRAFVRALLDGVPPNTPGRTRSVNVHPDELGRRPRSGTSVLHDVLESGAPLLEHVLAARTTTGYLCLHRPWRGAEDQVVDSLTWFDVPGDGRYLYHEGHRVELRSAMPGLVDRELETRVRKALAEPSTQRSRTLPWSPCRKGTGTRRADH is encoded by the coding sequence ATGAACCGGACGCTGACCTCCGCGCAGTTCATGCATCTGTGGGAGGCGACGGGTCTCGACCGGATGCCGCATCCTTTCGAGCACCGCACGTCCGCCCGACTCGAGAGCGAGCGGGGTGCGGAGGAGCGGACACTCGAACACCGGTCCGCGGATGATCCGGGTTCGGGCATCGTCGACGCGATCGACGTCCTGCGCCGGCCCGAGGTGTCCGTCAGTGTCTACCTGCCGAACACACCCCCGATCCTGCGTCGCGGAGCGATCCGCGGACGCGTCTGCGTGGTTGCGGATCAACGGCACACGGCGGAGGGAACCGGGGATCTCGAACTCCGGGTCGGGGCCGGCCACCACGCGCCGGATGTCCGGGCATTCGTCCGTGCGCTGCTCGACGGCGTTCCTCCGAATACTCCAGGGCGCACCCGGTCCGTCAACGTGCATCCGGACGAGCTCGGGCGTCGACCTCGAAGTGGCACGTCGGTGCTCCACGACGTCCTCGAATCCGGGGCGCCGCTGCTCGAACACGTCCTTGCCGCGCGGACCACCACCGGATACCTCTGCCTGCACCGTCCGTGGCGCGGTGCCGAGGACCAGGTGGTCGACTCGCTCACCTGGTTCGACGTCCCCGGAGACGGGCGATATCTCTACCACGAGGGTCACCGTGTCGAGCTCCGGTCGGCGATGCCCGGCCTGGTCGACCGCGAACTGGAAACGCGCGTGCGGAAAGCGCTCGCGGAGCCCTCGACACAGCGGAGCCGCACGCTACCCTGGTCCCCATGCCGGAAAGGGACCGGGACCCGACGGGCCGACCACTGA
- a CDS encoding TetR/AcrR family transcriptional regulator: MTKPPSPVTSTSKAAARIRAAAVDAFATNGYGGTTTREIAARLDMSPAAMYPHYRSKEDLLFAISYDGHATTREVISAADLPGEPPTARLRSMIAAFARWQADHHAQARVVQYELTALTPEHYRDVVAIRREITQHFRQVVEAGAAAGEFTVPDAEGVTLALMSLCVDVCRWFPAGAYTDADAVASLYADLAMRLVGAD; the protein is encoded by the coding sequence ATGACCAAGCCACCGAGCCCGGTGACCAGCACGTCGAAGGCGGCGGCCCGCATCCGTGCCGCCGCGGTCGACGCGTTCGCCACCAACGGGTACGGCGGCACCACGACCAGGGAGATCGCCGCCCGTCTCGACATGAGCCCGGCCGCGATGTACCCGCACTACCGGTCGAAGGAAGACCTGCTGTTCGCCATCAGCTACGACGGCCACGCCACGACACGCGAGGTCATCTCGGCGGCCGATCTCCCCGGCGAGCCGCCGACGGCCCGGTTGCGCTCGATGATCGCGGCCTTCGCCCGCTGGCAGGCGGATCACCACGCGCAAGCGCGGGTCGTCCAGTACGAACTGACCGCCCTCACCCCCGAGCACTATCGCGACGTCGTCGCCATCCGCCGCGAGATCACCCAGCACTTCCGCCAGGTCGTGGAGGCGGGGGCCGCGGCAGGCGAGTTCACCGTCCCGGACGCCGAGGGCGTGACCCTCGCCCTGATGTCCCTGTGCGTGGACGTCTGCCGCTGGTTCCCCGCCGGGGCCTACACCGACGCCGACGCCGTCGCGAGTCTCTACGCGGACCTCGCGATGCGCCTCGTCGGCGCCGACTGA
- a CDS encoding acyl-CoA dehydrogenase family protein, which yields MRRTLYGPDHEAFRESAREFVNRNVVPVEEKLIEQRFIDRDIWLEAGRNGFLGLEVPEAYGGSEAGDYRFNAVLAEELSRSSAALASSFGIHADVCAPYLVQLTTEEQKQRWLPKFCTGELLTAIGMTEPSGGSDLAALKTTAVRDGDDWIVNGSKTFITNGFNADLVIVAARTSPEKKAKGITLFAVETGMPGFERGRKLDKVGQPESDTAELFFENVRVPSDNIIGEIDRGFVHMMEMLPQERVGAAVSNLAHAAPILEETIAYAKERKAFGQPIGSLQWNKFLLADLVTRVEVTQAFVDQCVAAHAEGELSAVDAAKAKWWTAQVQNEILDHCVQLHGGYGFMNEYRAARAWKDARVTKIWAGSNEIMKELIGRDLGL from the coding sequence ATGCGACGCACCCTGTACGGCCCCGACCACGAGGCGTTCCGCGAGTCGGCGCGCGAGTTCGTCAACCGCAATGTCGTGCCCGTGGAGGAGAAGCTGATCGAGCAGCGGTTCATCGACCGCGACATCTGGCTCGAGGCGGGCAGGAACGGATTCCTCGGCCTCGAGGTTCCGGAAGCCTACGGCGGCAGCGAGGCCGGCGACTACCGGTTCAATGCGGTTCTCGCCGAGGAGCTCTCGCGCAGCAGTGCGGCGCTGGCCTCGAGCTTCGGCATCCACGCCGACGTGTGTGCGCCGTACCTGGTGCAGCTCACCACCGAGGAGCAGAAGCAGCGCTGGTTGCCCAAGTTCTGCACGGGCGAGCTGCTCACCGCCATCGGCATGACCGAGCCGTCCGGCGGATCCGATCTGGCCGCACTCAAGACGACGGCGGTCCGTGACGGTGACGACTGGATCGTCAACGGCTCGAAGACGTTCATCACCAACGGGTTCAATGCGGACCTGGTGATCGTCGCGGCGCGTACCAGCCCTGAGAAGAAGGCCAAGGGCATCACCCTCTTCGCGGTGGAGACCGGAATGCCCGGTTTCGAGCGTGGACGGAAGCTCGACAAGGTGGGGCAGCCCGAATCCGACACGGCCGAGCTGTTCTTCGAGAACGTCCGCGTCCCGTCGGACAACATCATCGGCGAGATCGACCGTGGTTTCGTGCACATGATGGAGATGCTGCCGCAGGAGCGGGTGGGCGCGGCCGTCTCCAACCTCGCGCACGCGGCGCCGATTCTCGAGGAGACCATCGCCTACGCCAAGGAGCGCAAGGCTTTCGGTCAGCCGATCGGCTCGCTCCAGTGGAACAAATTCCTGCTCGCCGACCTGGTGACTCGGGTGGAGGTCACCCAGGCGTTCGTCGACCAGTGCGTCGCCGCTCACGCCGAAGGTGAGCTGTCGGCCGTCGACGCCGCCAAGGCGAAGTGGTGGACGGCGCAGGTGCAGAACGAGATCCTCGATCATTGCGTCCAGTTGCACGGCGGATACGGCTTCATGAACGAGTACCGTGCCGCCCGGGCGTGGAAGGACGCTCGCGTCACCAAGATCTGGGCCGGGTCCAACGAGATCATGAAGGAGCTCATCGGCCGCGATCTCGGTCTCTGA
- a CDS encoding SDR family NAD(P)-dependent oxidoreductase — MSVLDRFRLTDKVVVVTGASSGLGVAFAQAAAEAGADVVLAARRVDRLAGTADLVRAAGRTPLSVATDIADPAQAQHMIDAAMEQFGKVDVLINNAGVGTAVPATRETADEFRQVIDINLNGSYWAAQAAGRVMQPGSAIVNISSVLGLTTAGLPQAAYAASKAGVIGLTRDLAQQWGARKGIRVNAIAPGFFRSEMTDQYKDGYLDAMAARLVIPRLGDPAELAATVVWLASDAAGYVTGQTLAVDGGITIT; from the coding sequence ATGTCAGTGCTCGACAGATTCCGCCTGACCGACAAGGTGGTAGTGGTCACCGGAGCGTCATCGGGACTCGGGGTCGCGTTCGCGCAGGCGGCGGCCGAGGCCGGGGCGGACGTCGTCCTCGCCGCACGTCGCGTCGACCGGCTCGCGGGTACCGCCGATCTGGTGCGCGCCGCCGGCCGCACGCCGCTCTCCGTGGCGACCGACATCGCCGATCCGGCACAGGCCCAGCACATGATCGATGCCGCGATGGAGCAGTTCGGCAAGGTGGATGTGTTGATCAACAACGCGGGTGTCGGTACCGCGGTGCCGGCCACCCGCGAGACGGCGGACGAGTTCCGTCAGGTGATCGACATCAACCTCAACGGCTCCTACTGGGCCGCCCAGGCGGCCGGGCGGGTGATGCAGCCCGGTAGCGCCATCGTCAACATCTCCAGCGTGCTGGGACTGACCACGGCAGGCCTGCCGCAGGCCGCCTACGCGGCGAGCAAGGCCGGGGTCATCGGGCTCACTCGCGACCTCGCCCAGCAGTGGGGTGCACGGAAGGGAATCCGGGTTAACGCGATCGCGCCGGGATTCTTCCGTTCCGAGATGACCGACCAGTACAAGGACGGCTATCTGGACGCCATGGCTGCCCGCCTGGTGATCCCGCGTCTGGGCGATCCCGCCGAACTGGCCGCCACGGTCGTGTGGTTGGCGTCGGACGCGGCCGGGTACGTCACCGGGCAGACCCTGGCCGTCGACGGCGGTATCACGATCACCTAG
- a CDS encoding SDR family oxidoreductase has translation MQVSQKVAVVTGAGNGIGAAIAHRLAAAGARVVLTDLDGVAVAAVAAEIESEHPRSALAQMSDAADESSIDDVIAFAEKEFGAVDLYVANAGVAAGDELEPDEAVWDLALDVNLRAHIRAARRLVPGWIERGEGYFVGTASAAGLLTQIGSAPYSVTKHAAVGFAEWLSVTYGDRGVGVSCVCPMGVDTKLLHDDAALSDTAARAVKTAGRVLSPEEVAECVLAGIESGQFLILPHPEVLDMYRQKAADYDRWLRGMQRYRATLVARTDPTT, from the coding sequence GTGCAGGTCTCCCAGAAGGTCGCCGTCGTCACCGGGGCCGGCAACGGCATCGGCGCGGCGATCGCCCACCGTCTCGCCGCCGCCGGTGCGCGAGTGGTTCTCACCGACCTGGACGGGGTGGCCGTCGCGGCCGTCGCGGCGGAGATCGAGTCGGAACACCCGCGTTCGGCGCTGGCACAGATGTCCGACGCCGCGGACGAGTCCTCGATCGACGACGTGATCGCCTTCGCGGAGAAGGAATTCGGCGCGGTCGACCTCTATGTCGCGAATGCCGGTGTCGCGGCGGGGGACGAACTCGAACCGGACGAGGCCGTCTGGGACCTCGCCCTGGACGTGAACCTCCGGGCGCACATCCGGGCCGCACGCCGCCTGGTCCCGGGCTGGATCGAGCGGGGCGAGGGCTACTTCGTCGGCACCGCGTCGGCGGCAGGTCTGCTCACCCAGATCGGGTCCGCTCCGTACTCGGTCACCAAGCATGCGGCGGTGGGATTCGCCGAATGGCTGTCGGTCACGTACGGAGATCGGGGAGTAGGGGTCAGCTGTGTGTGCCCGATGGGGGTGGACACCAAGCTGCTCCACGACGACGCCGCACTCTCCGACACCGCGGCCAGGGCCGTCAAGACCGCCGGGCGCGTACTGTCCCCGGAGGAGGTGGCCGAATGCGTGCTCGCCGGCATCGAGTCCGGGCAGTTCCTGATCCTGCCGCATCCGGAGGTGCTGGACATGTACCGCCAGAAAGCGGCGGACTACGACCGGTGGTTGCGCGGAATGCAGCGTTACCGTGCCACTCTCGTGGCACGGACGGATCCCACGACCTGA
- the fabG gene encoding 3-oxoacyl-ACP reductase FabG has product MAGSRTAIVTGAARGIGAAVAQRLAADGNAVAVLDLDEAACADTVAAIEAAGGRALAVGADVADEASVAAAVERIAAELGEPTILVNNAGILRDNLLFKMSVDDWDAVLNVHLRGAFLMARAVQKYMVDAKFGRIVNLSSTSALGNRGQANYSAAKAGMQGFTKTLAIELGKFGVTANAIAPGFIATEMTAATAARVGADFEDFKAAAAGQIPVARVGEPADIAHTASFFASEGAGFVSGQVIYVAGGPKD; this is encoded by the coding sequence ATGGCAGGTAGTAGAACTGCGATCGTCACCGGTGCCGCCCGAGGGATCGGCGCCGCCGTCGCTCAGAGGCTGGCGGCCGACGGAAACGCCGTCGCCGTGCTCGACCTCGACGAGGCCGCCTGTGCGGACACCGTGGCCGCCATCGAGGCGGCCGGGGGCCGCGCCCTCGCCGTCGGTGCAGACGTGGCCGACGAGGCCTCGGTCGCCGCCGCGGTCGAGCGGATCGCCGCGGAACTCGGTGAGCCGACGATCCTCGTCAACAATGCCGGAATCCTGCGCGACAATCTGCTGTTCAAGATGAGTGTCGACGACTGGGATGCGGTACTGAACGTGCACCTGCGGGGCGCTTTCCTCATGGCCCGCGCCGTGCAGAAGTACATGGTGGACGCGAAGTTCGGTCGGATCGTCAACCTGTCGAGCACGTCTGCGCTCGGCAACCGGGGCCAGGCCAACTACTCGGCGGCCAAGGCGGGCATGCAGGGATTCACCAAGACGCTCGCCATCGAGCTCGGCAAGTTCGGTGTCACCGCCAATGCCATCGCGCCGGGATTCATCGCGACCGAGATGACCGCCGCCACCGCGGCGCGGGTCGGCGCCGACTTCGAGGACTTCAAGGCGGCGGCTGCCGGCCAGATCCCGGTGGCGCGGGTGGGCGAGCCGGCCGACATCGCGCACACCGCATCGTTCTTCGCGAGCGAGGGCGCGGGCTTCGTGTCGGGTCAGGTCATCTACGTGGCCGGCGGGCCGAAGGACTGA
- a CDS encoding SRPBCC family protein: MIHIRHSASAAAPIEVVFAYIDDHSTVPDWMFGVSQFTPVGEFTQGLGAQFDAVMKIGPASLESRLEVTEWVENEVITLSSLGGVSNSSSWRFIRKGDSATELSVDFAYQLPGGLAGKALGRIVEPFVGTAIKNTEETLRRNVEEIYAREA; encoded by the coding sequence ATGATCCACATCCGTCACTCCGCCTCCGCCGCCGCTCCGATCGAGGTCGTCTTCGCCTACATCGACGACCACAGCACCGTGCCCGACTGGATGTTCGGCGTCTCCCAGTTCACGCCGGTCGGCGAGTTCACGCAGGGTCTGGGCGCGCAGTTCGATGCCGTCATGAAGATCGGGCCGGCCAGCCTCGAATCGCGGCTGGAAGTGACCGAATGGGTGGAGAACGAGGTCATCACGCTGTCGTCGCTCGGCGGGGTCTCGAACTCGTCGTCGTGGCGCTTCATCCGCAAGGGCGATTCCGCCACCGAACTGAGCGTCGACTTCGCCTACCAGCTGCCCGGCGGGCTGGCGGGCAAGGCCCTCGGCCGGATCGTCGAACCCTTCGTGGGTACGGCGATCAAGAACACCGAGGAGACCCTGCGCCGCAACGTCGAGGAGATCTACGCCCGCGAGGCGTGA
- a CDS encoding TetR/AcrR family transcriptional regulator, whose protein sequence is MTEESIEPASWRVYRDQGLTRVLAAALSAFAERGYDGASIREIAVRAGLSVPGLYHHYPSKQALLVGLTDAVMEELLARSRAAVAEAGPTASERFDAVVESLLRFHMFRRDQAFVASRETRSMEPQARAAYIAQRDEQQRMLDDIVVAGVADGVFRTPFPEDASRAVVTMCVGLSTWYREDGPLTPDELVERYVRIARATVES, encoded by the coding sequence ATGACGGAGGAGAGCATCGAGCCGGCGTCGTGGCGCGTGTACCGCGATCAGGGCCTGACGAGGGTGCTCGCGGCGGCGCTGTCCGCGTTCGCCGAGCGTGGGTACGACGGTGCGTCGATCAGGGAGATCGCCGTTCGCGCAGGCCTGTCCGTGCCTGGTCTCTACCATCACTACCCGTCGAAGCAGGCCCTGCTGGTCGGTTTGACCGACGCGGTGATGGAGGAGTTGCTGGCGCGCAGTCGTGCCGCAGTGGCGGAGGCCGGGCCCACCGCGAGCGAGCGTTTCGACGCGGTCGTGGAGAGCTTGTTGCGGTTCCACATGTTCCGCCGCGACCAGGCGTTCGTCGCGTCGCGGGAGACCCGCAGCATGGAGCCGCAGGCCCGCGCCGCCTACATCGCGCAGCGGGACGAACAGCAGCGCATGCTCGACGACATCGTGGTCGCCGGAGTCGCGGACGGTGTGTTCCGGACGCCGTTCCCCGAGGATGCCAGTCGTGCGGTCGTGACGATGTGTGTGGGTCTGTCCACCTGGTACCGGGAGGACGGACCACTCACTCCCGACGAACTGGTCGAGCGCTACGTGCGCATTGCCCGCGCCACCGTGGAGTCCTGA
- a CDS encoding acyl-CoA dehydrogenase family protein, which produces MTVDLSYSAPVRDLISKTRAFTREHVLPIEDANSGDVTAAGGDELRIALQRAAKEAGVFAPHVPVEFGGHGLGMSDRAPVFEEAGYSLFGPIATNIAAPDEGNVHLLAHVADDAQKREFLAPLAHGEVRSAFAMTEPAPGAGSDPSALRTRAEKVAGGWKINGHKWFITGADGAGFFIVMARTSGEPGDRGGATMFLLPAGAPGLEVGRHIETLDRAMIGGHCEVRFDDVFVPDDAVLGRVDEGFAYAQVRLGPARMTHVMRWLGAARRAHDVAVAHVAGRAGFGSRLGDLGMVQKMVADNEIDIAATRALLVRACWELDRGERASDSTSIAKTFAAEAVGRIVDRSIQMCGGLGVSGDLPLARLSREVRPFRVYDGPSEVHRWSIAKRAVGAAKRAAREGNRHG; this is translated from the coding sequence ATGACCGTCGATCTGAGTTACTCCGCCCCGGTCCGGGATCTGATCTCGAAGACGCGGGCATTCACCCGCGAGCACGTTCTGCCGATCGAGGACGCCAACAGCGGTGACGTCACCGCCGCAGGGGGCGACGAACTCCGCATCGCACTGCAGCGGGCCGCGAAGGAGGCGGGTGTGTTCGCGCCGCACGTGCCGGTGGAGTTCGGCGGCCACGGGCTGGGGATGAGTGATCGTGCCCCGGTCTTCGAGGAGGCGGGGTACTCGCTCTTCGGCCCGATCGCGACCAACATCGCGGCCCCGGACGAAGGTAACGTCCACCTGCTCGCGCACGTTGCCGACGACGCGCAGAAGCGGGAGTTCCTGGCGCCGCTCGCGCACGGCGAGGTCAGGTCCGCCTTCGCCATGACCGAGCCCGCTCCGGGCGCCGGCTCGGACCCCTCGGCCCTGCGCACCCGCGCCGAGAAGGTTGCCGGAGGCTGGAAGATCAACGGGCACAAGTGGTTCATCACCGGCGCCGACGGGGCCGGATTCTTCATCGTGATGGCCCGCACCTCGGGCGAACCGGGTGACCGGGGTGGGGCGACGATGTTCCTGCTCCCCGCGGGAGCGCCCGGACTCGAAGTCGGGCGGCACATCGAGACGTTGGACCGGGCGATGATCGGTGGACACTGCGAAGTGCGCTTCGACGACGTCTTCGTGCCGGACGACGCCGTCCTGGGCCGGGTCGACGAAGGGTTCGCCTACGCACAGGTACGGCTCGGTCCGGCGCGGATGACCCATGTCATGCGCTGGCTCGGTGCCGCCCGCAGGGCCCACGACGTCGCGGTGGCGCACGTGGCGGGCCGTGCGGGCTTCGGCTCGAGGCTCGGAGACCTCGGAATGGTGCAGAAGATGGTGGCGGACAACGAGATCGATATCGCCGCGACGCGGGCGCTCCTGGTGCGTGCGTGTTGGGAACTCGACCGCGGAGAACGGGCGTCGGATTCCACGTCGATCGCCAAGACGTTCGCGGCCGAAGCTGTCGGACGGATCGTGGACCGCTCCATCCAGATGTGCGGCGGGCTCGGAGTGTCCGGTGATCTCCCGCTCGCCCGACTGTCCCGCGAGGTGCGCCCGTTCCGGGTGTACGACGGGCCGTCCGAGGTGCACCGCTGGTCGATCGCGAAGCGCGCGGTCGGCGCCGCCAAGCGCGCGGCAAGGGAGGGGAACCGACATGGCTGA
- a CDS encoding phosphotransferase family protein → MADTPNDSNSPNSPNGSASNTYDGLDLAALQNHLTDSGVAVAGELTANLISGGKSNLTFGVTDGVSSWILRRPPTAGLTPSAHDVAREFRITSALAGTGVPVAPTVSLCEDEAVMGAPFTVVEFVPGQVIRTRSQLDMLSDNDVDRCMAELIEVLARLHSVDYRSCGLGEFGRPDGYVARQVKLWTGQWERVKAADHPDVDRLAGLLAGAIPERSASAIVHGDYRIDNTILGTEDVGTVAAVVDWELSTLGDPLTDVALMCVYRHPAMDLVLGEPAAWTSSRLPSAEDIAHRYSVAAGRDLDHWPFYLALACFKLAVIAAGIDHRYRAGATRGEGFDRAGAAVPEFVAAGLHAARGM, encoded by the coding sequence ATGGCTGACACGCCGAACGACTCGAACAGCCCGAACAGCCCGAACGGCTCGGCCTCGAACACATACGACGGACTCGATCTCGCTGCGCTGCAGAACCATCTGACCGACAGCGGGGTCGCCGTCGCGGGTGAGCTGACGGCGAACCTGATCTCCGGGGGCAAGTCGAATCTCACCTTCGGCGTCACGGACGGCGTCTCGTCGTGGATCCTGCGACGCCCACCCACAGCCGGCCTGACGCCCTCGGCCCACGACGTCGCCAGGGAGTTCCGGATCACCTCCGCGTTGGCGGGTACCGGCGTGCCGGTGGCTCCCACCGTGTCGCTATGTGAGGACGAGGCGGTGATGGGCGCGCCGTTCACGGTGGTGGAGTTCGTCCCCGGCCAGGTGATCCGTACCCGGAGCCAACTGGACATGTTGTCGGACAACGATGTCGACCGCTGCATGGCGGAGCTGATCGAGGTACTCGCCCGGCTGCATTCGGTCGACTACCGCTCCTGCGGCCTCGGTGAGTTCGGTCGGCCCGACGGGTATGTCGCTCGTCAGGTGAAGCTGTGGACGGGTCAGTGGGAACGGGTGAAGGCGGCCGACCACCCCGACGTGGATCGGCTGGCGGGGCTTCTCGCGGGCGCGATCCCGGAGCGCTCGGCCTCGGCGATCGTCCACGGGGACTACCGGATCGACAACACGATCCTGGGTACCGAGGATGTGGGTACGGTTGCAGCCGTGGTCGATTGGGAGCTCTCCACGCTCGGAGATCCGCTCACGGACGTCGCCTTGATGTGCGTCTACCGGCACCCCGCCATGGATCTGGTACTCGGTGAGCCGGCGGCGTGGACCAGTTCGCGTCTGCCCTCGGCGGAGGACATCGCCCACCGCTACAGCGTTGCGGCGGGCCGGGATCTCGACCACTGGCCGTTCTATCTGGCGCTGGCCTGTTTCAAGCTGGCCGTCATCGCAGCCGGTATCGACCATCGCTACCGCGCGGGTGCGACGCGGGGCGAAGGCTTCGACCGTGCCGGTGCCGCCGTACCGGAATTCGTCGCCGCCGGACTGCACGCCGCGCGAGGGATGTGA